A window from Ciconia boyciana chromosome 21, ASM3463844v1, whole genome shotgun sequence encodes these proteins:
- the RSPO1 gene encoding R-spondin-1 has translation MQLGLFVVVVFLSSMDLTGSSKVVKGKRQRRISTELSQGCARGCDLCSEFNGCLRCSPKLFILLERNDIRQIGICLPSCPLGYFGLRNTDMNKCIKCKIENCESCFSRNFCTKCKEGLYLHKGRCYVTCPEGYSAANGTMECSSPAQCEMSEWGPWGPCSKKRKLCGFKKGNEDRTRRILQAPSGDASLCPATTEVRRCTVQKNQCPEGKRKKKEEQGKQDNANGNRNRKDTKDAKSGTKKRKSKQRGAAVPATSASPAQ, from the exons ATGCAGCTTGGACtgtttgtggtggtggtttttctAAGCTCGATGGATCtaacaggcagcagcaaagtgGTGAAGGGCAAGAGGCAAAGACGAA ttaGCACCGAGCTGAGTCAGGGCTGTGCCAGAGGCTGCGACCTGTGCTCCGAGTTCAATGGGTGCCTGAGATGTTCCCCCAAACTCTTCATCCTTCTGGAGAGGAATGATATCCGGCAAATTGGGATTTGCCTACCATCTTGTCCACTGGGATACTTCGGCCTTCGCAATACAGACATGAACAAGTGCATCA aatgcAAAATTGAGAACTGTGAGTCCTGTTTCAGTCGAAACTTTTGCACAAAATGTAAGGAAGGTTTGTATTTGCACAAAGGGAGATGTTACGTCACATGCCCCGAAGGCTACTCTGCTGCCAACGGCACCATGGAGTGCAGCAGTCCTG CACAATGTGAAATGAGTGAgtgggggccctgggggccCTGCTCCAAGAAGAGGAAGCTCTGTGGCTTCAAGAAGGGCAACGAAGACCGAACACGGCGGATTCTGCAGGCTCCCTCCGGAGACGCATCCCTGTGTCCTGCCACCACGGAGGTGCGGAGATGCACCGTGCAGAAGAACCAGTGCCCCGAAG ggaaaagaaagaaaaaggaagagcaaggaAAGCAAGATAATGCGAATGGGAACAGAAATCGGAAAGACACCAAAGACGCTAAGTCTGGCAccaagaagaggaagagcaaaCAGAGAGGGGCCGCGGTCCCCGCGACGTCCGCTAGCCCTGCCCAGTAG